The nucleotide window GGACGACGTACAGGCCATCGCCCGTAAGCTGGCATCAGCTAACTGCTCTGGTAGCGGCAAAGCTGTTTGTATCTAAAAAATTTGCCTGAACATATATGATTTTTCAAATGTGAGGTGTTCGTGATGAAAACGTTAACGGTGTTTGACCCGGCGATGTGTTGCAGTACCGGCGTCTGCGGTACAGATATCGATCAGGTTCTGGTTGATTTTTCTGCGGATGTGCAGTGGCTAAAACAGCGTGGAATTCAGGTTGATCGTTATAACCTGGCACAGCAACCCATGAGCTTTGTACAGAACGAAAAAGCCAAAGCATTCCTTGAGGCATCCGGGGCTGAAGGGCTTCCATTGTTGTTGCTGGATGGAGAAATGGTGATGGCGGGGCGTTATCCGAAACGTGCAGAGCTGGCCCGCTGGTTCGGAATACCGCTGGAGAAAGTAGGATTAGCATCTAAAAGCTGCTGCGGTGGTAATACTTCTTGTTGCTGAAATGTCAGGAGGACATATGAAATTCTTACAGAATATCCCACCTTACCTGTTTTTTACCGGTAAAGGGGGCGTCGGTAAAACCTCTATTTCCTGTGCCACAGCTATCAGCCTGGCGGAACAAGGCAGGCGGGTTTTGCTTGTCAGCACCGATCCGGCTTCAAACGTAGGCCAGGTGTTCAGCCAGACTATTGGCAATACCATTCTGCCGGTGGCCTCTGTACCGGGTCTTTCAGCGCTGGAAATTGATCCTCAGGCCGCCGCCCAGGAATATCGGGCCAGAATCGTTGATCCTATCAAAGGCATTTTGCCGGATGAAGTCGTTAACAGTATTAACGAACAGCTCTCTGGTGCATGTACCACAGAAATTGCGGCTTTTGATGAATTTACCGGTCTGCTGACTGACGCATCATTATTGACCCGCTTTGACCATATTATCTTTGATACCGCGCCAACCGGTCACACTATTCGTCTTCTCCAGTTGCCCGGTGCGTGGAGTAGCTTCATTGAGAGCAATCCTGATGGTGCTTCCTGTCTTGGCCCGATGGCAGGGCTGGAGAAACAGCGTGAGCAGTATTCACACGCCGTTCAGGCATTGTCTGATCCGAATCGTACGAGGCTGGTTTTAGTGGCTCGACTGCAAAAATCAACGCTTCAGGAAGTCGCCCGTACTCATGATGAGCTTGCGGCGATTGGTCTCAAAAATCAGTATCTGGTCATCAACGGCGTGTTACCTGAGACAGAAGCAGTCAACGATACCCTGGCGGCTGCCATATGGGGCCGGGAGCAGGAGGCGCTGGCAAGTCTTCCCGCTGGTCTGGACGCTCTCCCTACTGACACATTATTCCTTCAACCAGTGAATATGGTCGGTGTGTCTGCTTTAAGGGGACTTCTCACCTCCCAACCTGAGACGGCTTCATTTGCTGAAGTGTCCACCCTGCAAAAACCAGCGATACCGTCGTTGTCTGCTCTGGTTGATGAGATTGCCCTTAATGAACACGGCCTGATTATGCTGATGGGTAAAGGTGGCGTGGGTAAAACAACCATGGCCGCGGCCATTGCAGTCAGACTGGCCGAAATGGGATTTGATGTGCATCTCACGACGTCAGATCCTGCTGCACACCTGAGCACAACCCTCAATGGAAGCCTCAATAACCTGCAGGTCAGCAGAATCGACCCTCATGATGAAACAGAACGTTATCGCCAGCATGTCCTTGAAACGAAAGGACGTGACCTGGATGAAGCGGGGAAACATCTGCTGGAAGAGGATTTACGCTCCCCGTGTACCGAAGAGATTGCTGTGTTCCAGGCCTTCTCACGGGTGATCCGTGAAGCGGGTAAACGGTTTGTCGTCATGGATACGGCACCGACAGGACATACATTGTTGCTGCTTGATGCTACCGGGGCATACCACCGGGAGATAGCAAAGAAAATGGGAGATAAAGGCCATTTCTCTACGCCAATGATGCAGCTTCAGGACCCGGAAAGAACAAAAGTATTACTGGTCACTCTGCCGGAAACGACCCCCGTTCTTGAGGCTGCAAATTTACAAGCCGATCTTGAACGTGCCGGGATTCATCCATGGGGCTGGATTATCAATAACAGTCTTTCCATCGCTGAAACCCGTTCACCGCTGCTTCGTCAGCGCGCGCAGCAGGAACTGCCTCAAATCGAGGCTGTAAAGAACCAGCATGCTACCCGTGTTGCACTGGTTCCTGTTCTTGCGGCAGAGCCAACCGGTATAGACAAACTCAAACAGATCGCAGGTTAATTTTTACTATATACAGGGCAGTCATGCTGCCCTGTCAGGAGGTTTTATGTTACTGGCAGGAGCAATTTTCATCCTGACCATCGTGTTGGTTATCTGGCAGCCGAAGGGGTTAGGGATTGGCTGGAGCGCCATGTTTGGCGCAATACTGGCACTCATATCTGGGGTTGTACACATTACCGACATT belongs to Hafnia alvei and includes:
- the arsD gene encoding arsenite efflux transporter metallochaperone ArsD: MKTLTVFDPAMCCSTGVCGTDIDQVLVDFSADVQWLKQRGIQVDRYNLAQQPMSFVQNEKAKAFLEASGAEGLPLLLLDGEMVMAGRYPKRAELARWFGIPLEKVGLASKSCCGGNTSCC
- the arsA gene encoding arsenical pump-driving ATPase, which translates into the protein MKFLQNIPPYLFFTGKGGVGKTSISCATAISLAEQGRRVLLVSTDPASNVGQVFSQTIGNTILPVASVPGLSALEIDPQAAAQEYRARIVDPIKGILPDEVVNSINEQLSGACTTEIAAFDEFTGLLTDASLLTRFDHIIFDTAPTGHTIRLLQLPGAWSSFIESNPDGASCLGPMAGLEKQREQYSHAVQALSDPNRTRLVLVARLQKSTLQEVARTHDELAAIGLKNQYLVINGVLPETEAVNDTLAAAIWGREQEALASLPAGLDALPTDTLFLQPVNMVGVSALRGLLTSQPETASFAEVSTLQKPAIPSLSALVDEIALNEHGLIMLMGKGGVGKTTMAAAIAVRLAEMGFDVHLTTSDPAAHLSTTLNGSLNNLQVSRIDPHDETERYRQHVLETKGRDLDEAGKHLLEEDLRSPCTEEIAVFQAFSRVIREAGKRFVVMDTAPTGHTLLLLDATGAYHREIAKKMGDKGHFSTPMMQLQDPERTKVLLVTLPETTPVLEAANLQADLERAGIHPWGWIINNSLSIAETRSPLLRQRAQQELPQIEAVKNQHATRVALVPVLAAEPTGIDKLKQIAG